ATGCGCCCAGTTGATCTTCCATCCCTTCGCGGTAGCGCTGCCGTACCTCTCCTTTCCCGCCATGAAACACTTCTCGCGCCACACTGTGACGGAGTTCTCCACGATTGACCTGTTTTTGAATACGGTGACGGTACGCCTCGTCCTGCACGTACCGAAGCAGATACAGGGTCTTTTCCACACGCCCTAACTCAGCCACTGCTCGCCCAAGCCCGGATAAGCTGCCATTTCGTTGCAACGTGCGCATTACACTCGTCGCGCCGACCTTACCCAACTTCAACGAACCTGCTAAGCGCAGCATGTCCTCCCAATGAGCGGCGATCAGCCGCTCATTAACGATGTGGCGGCTGAGATCGTTGAGGGCGCCGTAATCAGCCTCCCGGTCCAGACGCCAGAACCGCTGATCAGGTAGATCTGCGAGTCGTGGACTGAATTGATAGCCCAGCAGAGAAAACAAGCCAAAGACCACATCGCTGGAGCCATGCGTATCCGCCATGATCTCGCGTGGGTCCAGGCGGGTCTGCTGCTCCAGCAGACCCGCCAAAATGTAAAGCGAGTCGCGCAACGTTCCAGGAATGACGATGCCGTGAAAGCCCGTGAACTGGTCGCTGGTGAAGTTGTAGTACGTCACCCCACGCTGCGCTCCGAAATATTTGCTGTTCCAGCCGGCATGGATCGTTCGTACAGGAACGACGAAGCGCAATCCGTCTGCAGAAGCCACTTCACCGCCGCCCCACTGTTGAGCCAGCGGTAGGTCAAACTGCGCGTCGACCAGACGGGCATTCGCTTGGATAAGCGTTTCTGCCCGCACATAGTTCTGCTGAACCCAAGACAATCGGGGCAGAGTCAACGCAGGAACGTCCAGTCTGGACACAGCTTTCAATCCGATATTGCAGGCCTGCGCCAGCAAAACGGCACAGATACTGAGTGGAAGGTCGCGCGCGAATGATTTGCCGTCTGACACGTGCGTGAACGCATCTGCCATTCCGGTCAGCTCATGCACCTCCATCAAAAGTTCAGCTAGATCCACCACAGGGAGGCGTGCGGCGACTTGTGCCCGAAGGGATTTCAATGTGGGGGAATCAGGCGAGGCTTCGAGTGGGCTGAGGGACACGCGCGTATGACCATTCTCGACTGTAAGGGTCAACGCTCGGTTGTACGTAAGGTGGGTCTCCACCTCTCGGTAGGCGTTGGTGAGGTCTGTTCGCAACGCCTCTAGAGCGGGTCTCGGGTCTAGGGATCGGTCTAACACGCGAAGAACATCTGGTCTGGCGGCTATCCAAGCCTCTCCTTGGAGAAGTTCTGCACGCGGATCAGCGTAGCGTTCGCTCCTCGGAGCGAACACCTCTCGGCGCTTCAAAGCCTGCTGTAAACGTTCCAGCACGCAGAGGGTGTAAGCCTGGTGATCGACGCCACCAGAACGGGGAAAAACTCGGCGTGCCCACCCTTTGGGCACCACAGGCCGGGGGGCGTCGCTCCACTTCGGCTTCCCACGACCGCCCACTTCCATTCGCTGAAGAAAGTGCCAGGCATCAAGCAAAGGTCTGGCACTTGGGGTTCCTTCGAGTGTAATGGTCCTTAACATGGTCGGCAGGAAACGCCGCACCGTGGTGTAGGAGTTCACCAGCGCCTCTGGCGCTGGATCATCATCTTCACTGGCCAGGGCGGCTACCGTTCGGATGGCCTGGCCAAGCTCCTCAGCATTCACAAGGGCGAAAACCGCGTTGCGAAGCTCAGCAGAGGGGACATCAGGGTCCAGTAGAACCTGTGCCACTGTTCTCAGCTGAAGGGCAGCCTGGTCAAGATCTTTGAGGGTACGCAGACGCTCTTTCTTGCGGCGGCCCAACCCCATAAGGGTGAACTTGGTCATCAGCGCGTCAAAGACGTCTAAGGCGTCGTCTGTGGCTGAACGTTCCAAATGTTGAATGAACACCAACAGCGTTGCCAGGCGACGATCTTCCCCCATGCGAGCCAGCAATTGCACGCGAACTACCTGAGCGTGACGTACCAGAACAACGCGTCGAGAATCTGGTACATCGTCCAGATTGACGGTGTGCACACCCAGCGAGCGAACCTGTTCTATGCGGTGGAACGCCTGATCAAGTGCTGGCGATGAGATCCGTGTTGGCGGTGTACGGAGAACCTCAAGAGGCGTCTTCCAGTCGCCTTCGCCCAACACCAGCAGGCTCTCCAGAGCCTGCTCCTGCTCTCGGGAGAGACGAGCACTCAGGCCTTCGAACGTCCGTACCGCGAAGCGGTCACGGACTCGGGCAATCAGCCGAGCCAGCACAGTAACACCAGGCAGCACAATCTTCTGGCCACTCAAATGAGCAGTTGCCAAGTCAAAGAGAACACTGGGGCGTTGAGCGCTCAGCGCCAACTGAGCGTAGACCCAGCGAATCAGATGAATGGCTGCCCAGTCGCCGAACTCCCGGTAGCCCAGGTGGGTGAGCAGGAGTGCGCGGTGTTTCGAACGCGTCGCTTCCCGCTGACCGTACTTTTGCAGGAGGTCAGGTGACAGCTCGAGTTGTTGGGCAAGATGCTCTACCACCATGGCGGGGACCTGACTGGGCGAAGGGAGAAAAGTGCCTAGGAATCGCAAGGTGCAGAGTTGGATGGCTACCCCTAACTTGTTGTGCTTTCGGCGACGCTCCGCCAGCAATGCAAGATCAGCGTCCGTCAGGAGAAAATACTGGGTGAGTTGTTCAGGAGTTGGGTCCCCGTGGTATTGGCCGTAACGGGCGGCCTGTTCATCGCTGAGAAATTCAACGGGCATAGCTCTGCCGGCATATGGGAGAAGACAGGCTGCGGTCTGGCATCAGCCAGACCGCAAGTAGCTGTAGAGGGTTTCTCGACTGATCCCCAATTCACGCGCGAGGCCTGCTTTGGCCTCACCGTTCTGGGCTCGTCGCCGAAGTTGCTCTGCCTGCGCGGTGCTCAGCGCAGGTTTCCGGCCCTTGTACTTGCCCGACTGTTTCGCTTTGGCGATGCCTTCGCGTTGATTTTCAAGATGATTCTGGCGCAGAAACTCAGCGACGGCACCAAGAACAGTCAGAATCAACACACTGAGCGGTGCATCGTTTCCAGCAAAGACGAGCCCTTCCCGGACGAACTCAACCCGGACGCCCCGCCCAGTCAACTCTAGAACCAACTGGCGGAGGTCATCCACGTTACGCGCGAGCCGGTCCATACTATGGACCATCACCGTGTCGCCTTCGCGAACGAACCGCAACAGTTCCTGCAGTTGAGGTCGGTGAGAATTTTTCCCGCTGGCTCTGTCTTCAAAACACCGGTCCAGTTCAATCCCGTCCAGTTGACGAGCAGTGTTCTGGTCGAGACTGCTGACCCGGATGTAGCCGACGCGCTGCCCTTTATTCATGTGCTCCTACCAGTGTCAGGTTGACGTCTAGACCTGACCTGACAGGTGTCAGAATAGACGAAAAAGGACTTCAACTGGACACTCGCAGTGCGTGTTCTTCAGCAAAGAGGAATGTCCAGCTGAGGTATACCCCAACTGGACACGTCGACCCTTAGGGTAAGTTCCTGTTCCTACTCTCACTTGACCCCTGCTACTGCAATGCCGTACTGCTCGGTCGCGCCCACCGTGTAATAGCCGGACACGTCGTGCAGACTGGTCACCCGCCGTCCCAGGCGCCGCTGCGCCCCGGTCAGGACCGCTTGTCGCAATGCCCGGCCATCCTGAGCACTCAGTAGGTACCGCAGGCTGCCTTGCGGGCCAGGGACCTCCCGTGCACTGAAAGCGGCTTGATCGTCGCCCAGCGCCAATTTGCTGTCCAGATGCTCGACGTCGGCCAGATCGCGGGCATACAGCCAGGGGCGGAACCGCGCGCGCTCCAGCCAGACCTGCGTGCCGTCTCGGCGCCAAATCAGCGCACGCCCAGACAGGTCGGCATGGACCGACACGATACCGGGCGTCGGGTCGGACCCGAACACCAGGGGATCAAGGGCGGACGTGGCCGCCACCTAATGGGTCACGCGGCCCACCGGACCGGCGAGGTCGCGCACGGCGGCCGCCACGCCCGCCAGCATCCCTGCCGTGGTGGCGCCCTGCTCCAGGCCCAGCCAGGCCGCCGAGTGCAGGGCATGGTAAGCGGCTTGCAGCGGGGCTTTGCGTGCACGACTGACTTCCGCATACCAGTCTTGACCGTAGCCCACCACGTCGGTATGGGGAAAGCCCGCCAGGACGGCCAAATCCTGGGCATGGCGCTCGATCTGGTCGGCGGTGGCCAGCAGCAGTGCCTGGTTCAGGGGCGCTTCCCCGACGACCGGGTTGAACTCGATGCAGGCCAGGACGCGCAGGGTGGTGGCGATGCAGGTCTCGAAGGTCTGCTGGTTGTGCACAGAGGCGGTGGGGTATGGGGCGGCGCCTCGAACAGTCATGCCTTCAGCGTGGCGCTGGGCAGGTTCCGCGTCAAGCGTTGAGGTCAGCGGAGGGCCCTTGTGTCTTGAATCTCGCCCAGTGTGAAGGCCTGCGCGTGCTCAGCCATGAACGGCTCTCAGCTCGGCCGCCAGGCTCAGGACTTCGGTGGCCACTAGCTGCGTCAGCGGCTTTGGGCCTTGGTCATTGCGGGCTTCCTTTTGACTTAGATGCCCGACTGATCGGGAGATTTACGCCTCTCAAATGACCTCAAGCAGCCGTTCACAGACAGGAATGACGCGCTTTACGACTCCAGCAGGAGTTCGGAAGTGGCGTCAAGAATGGTAATGGTGTCGCCCGCCGCACGGGGCCAAGGCCACACAATCGTTGTTTCAAAAGCCATCGTGAAATCTTCAATCGGAAGATCAGCAATAGCCGCCTCCTCCCCATAGTCCAAATCTTCACCGCCCTTCTCCTCTTCGTATTGTGCTGCTTGAGGCGCAGCTTCTGCGATGCGACGCCAAACCTCCCACTCTTCCTTTGAGCGCCTGTTGTTGTTGGCAAGCAAGAGCATTTCAAGTGCGCGAGAAGGGCTTACGTCGCATGTCAGTGCAAGACCGTAAATAATCTGCGTGGTTCTCTCGTGCAATTCAAAAGTGTATTCCTTGAGTTCCATTTTGTACCTCAACTGTACTGGAGAGGGTCGAAGGATCTATGTTGAGTGCCAACGTCGTCTGAAAGAGAGGGTCAAAGCGTTCTCCTGCTAGAGGCCTATCAATCCACGTCAGGCAGCGCATCGGCGGCCGCCTTCAACCGGGAGCGGTTCAACTTGGCGTATCTCCGGGTGACGTTGCTGTTCTTGTGGCCCAGCGCTTCTTGCACTTCCTCCAGGGGGCGGCCCACATTCACCAGATTCGTGGCGAAGGTGTGGCGCAGCTTGTGAGGGGTGGCCCGCGCCGCCGGCACGTTGGCCCGCACCGCCACCCGGTGCATCATCGCCTGCACCGTGCGAACCGGAATCGCTTTGCCACTCGACAGATGCACGAACACCAGGGGACTGTGCCCTCTGGCCTGAATCTTCCGCACCCGGAGCCATTGGTACAGCGCCCGCTGTGCCGTGGCACTGAGGGGAATCAGCCGCTCCTCGTTCCCCTTGGCCACCACCCGCACCGCCGTCGGGAGGGGGTCACCGCCCTGGTGCTCCACGTCGCTCAGCTTCAGGTTTAGGGCCTCGCTGATTCGCAGGCCGGTGCCATACAAGAACGCCAAGATGGCCCAGTCTCGCAGGCCCTTGTCGTCGTTGGCGTTCTCGCGGGCGGCGTTCAGCAGGCGAGACAATTCCTCTTGACTGAGCGGCTGCGGCAACTTCGACGGGAGCTTGGGACTCTTGAGTTCCGCTGGCCCGCGCTGCATGCTCAGCTTCTCTACGTCTTCCAGGTAGCGCCACAGTTTCTTCCAGCTGGAGACCAGTCGCCGGGCCCGCGCTGGGGCGGGGCGGCCCTGCTGCATGT
Above is a window of Deinococcus betulae DNA encoding:
- a CDS encoding tyrosine-type recombinase/integrase, with product MSLFDVLPAFEGYLLHEEALSPATVRQYRADTEKLANWLLTEYEHLTGWEQIGARELRVYMQQGRPAPARARRLVSSWKKLWRYLEDVEKLSMQRGPAELKSPKLPSKLPQPLSQEELSRLLNAARENANDDKGLRDWAILAFLYGTGLRISEALNLKLSDVEHQGGDPLPTAVRVVAKGNEERLIPLSATAQRALYQWLRVRKIQARGHSPLVFVHLSSGKAIPVRTVQAMMHRVAVRANVPAARATPHKLRHTFATNLVNVGRPLEEVQEALGHKNSNVTRRYAKLNRSRLKAAADALPDVD
- a CDS encoding recombinase family protein yields the protein MNKGQRVGYIRVSSLDQNTARQLDGIELDRCFEDRASGKNSHRPQLQELLRFVREGDTVMVHSMDRLARNVDDLRQLVLELTGRGVRVEFVREGLVFAGNDAPLSVLILTVLGAVAEFLRQNHLENQREGIAKAKQSGKYKGRKPALSTAQAEQLRRRAQNGEAKAGLARELGISRETLYSYLRSG
- a CDS encoding Tn3 family transposase translates to MPVEFLSDEQAARYGQYHGDPTPEQLTQYFLLTDADLALLAERRRKHNKLGVAIQLCTLRFLGTFLPSPSQVPAMVVEHLAQQLELSPDLLQKYGQREATRSKHRALLLTHLGYREFGDWAAIHLIRWVYAQLALSAQRPSVLFDLATAHLSGQKIVLPGVTVLARLIARVRDRFAVRTFEGLSARLSREQEQALESLLVLGEGDWKTPLEVLRTPPTRISSPALDQAFHRIEQVRSLGVHTVNLDDVPDSRRVVLVRHAQVVRVQLLARMGEDRRLATLLVFIQHLERSATDDALDVFDALMTKFTLMGLGRRKKERLRTLKDLDQAALQLRTVAQVLLDPDVPSAELRNAVFALVNAEELGQAIRTVAALASEDDDPAPEALVNSYTTVRRFLPTMLRTITLEGTPSARPLLDAWHFLQRMEVGGRGKPKWSDAPRPVVPKGWARRVFPRSGGVDHQAYTLCVLERLQQALKRREVFAPRSERYADPRAELLQGEAWIAARPDVLRVLDRSLDPRPALEALRTDLTNAYREVETHLTYNRALTLTVENGHTRVSLSPLEASPDSPTLKSLRAQVAARLPVVDLAELLMEVHELTGMADAFTHVSDGKSFARDLPLSICAVLLAQACNIGLKAVSRLDVPALTLPRLSWVQQNYVRAETLIQANARLVDAQFDLPLAQQWGGGEVASADGLRFVVPVRTIHAGWNSKYFGAQRGVTYYNFTSDQFTGFHGIVIPGTLRDSLYILAGLLEQQTRLDPREIMADTHGSSDVVFGLFSLLGYQFSPRLADLPDQRFWRLDREADYGALNDLSRHIVNERLIAAHWEDMLRLAGSLKLGKVGATSVMRTLQRNGSLSGLGRAVAELGRVEKTLYLLRYVQDEAYRHRIQKQVNRGELRHSVAREVFHGGKGEVRQRYREGMEDQLGA